Within Pedosphaera parvula Ellin514, the genomic segment CAGCCACATCTGGCGTAGCGGTAAAGCCAAGAAAAAAGGCGGTATCGGTACTCACGTTACCGCGATTACCAAACGCCGTTTCATGCCCAATCTCCAGCGGGTCAAAGCCGTTATCAACGGCGAAGTCCGCTATATACGGGTAACTGCGAGCGCAATTAAGAAGGGGCTCGTCGTAAAGGCTCCCAAGCGCACTTGGAAAAAGCCCG encodes:
- the rpmB gene encoding 50S ribosomal protein L28 codes for the protein MARICELTGTGPIKGSHIWRSGKAKKKGGIGTHVTAITKRRFMPNLQRVKAVINGEVRYIRVTASAIKKGLVVKAPKRTWKKPEAKKA